From the Manihot esculenta cultivar AM560-2 chromosome 3, M.esculenta_v8, whole genome shotgun sequence genome, one window contains:
- the LOC110610440 gene encoding plasma membrane ATPase 4 isoform X1, whose protein sequence is MATKGGISLEEIKNESVDLERIPIEEVFEQLKCTREGLTSEEGANRLQVFGPNKLEEKKESKILKFLGFMWNPLSWVMEAAAIMAIALANGDGRPPDWQDFVGIVALLFINSTISFIEENNAGNAAAALMAGLAPKTKVLRDGRWTEQEAAILVPGDIISIKLGDIIPADARLLEGDPLKVDQSALTGESLPVTKNPSDEVFSGSTCKQGEIEAVVIATGVHTFFGKAAHLVDSTNQVGHFQKVLTAIGNFCICSIAVGIIIEIIVMYPIQHRKYRQGIDNLLVLLIGGIPIAMPTVLSVTMAIGSHRLSQQGAITKRMTAIEEMAGMDVLCSDKTGTLTLNKLTVDRTLIEVFAKGVDKEYVILLAARASRTENQDAIDAAIVGMLADPKEARAGIRELHFLPFNPVDKRTALTYIDSDGNWHRVSKGAPEQILGLCNSKEDVKKKVHAVIDKFAERGLRSLAVARQEVPEKSKDSPGGPWQLVGLLPLFDPPRHDSAETIRRALNLGVNVKMITGDQLAIGKETGRRLGMGTNMYPSSSLLGQDKDASIAALPVDELIEKADGFAGVFPEHKYEIVKRLQERKHICGMTGDGVNDAPALKKADIGIAVADATDAARSASDIVLTEPGLSVIISAVLTSRAIFQRMKNYTIYAVSITIRIVFGFMFIALIWKYDFAPFMVLIIAILNDGTIMTISKDRVKPSPMPDSWKLKEIFSTGIVLGGYLALMTVIFFWAMYDTDFFTDKFGVRSLHGREREMMAALYLQVSIVSQALIFVTRSRSWSFVERPGLLLVSAFVVAQLVATLIAVYANWGFARIEGCGWGWAGVIWLYSLVTYVPLDLLKFAIRYILSGKAWDNLLENKTAFTTKKDYGKEEREAQWATAQRTLHGLQPPESSNLFADKNSYRELSEIAEQAKRRAEVARLRELHTLKGHVESVVKLKGLDIDTIQQHYTV, encoded by the exons ATGGCTACCAAGGGAGGAATCAGTCTTGAAGAGATAAAAAATGAGTCCGTTGATCTG GAACGGATTCCTATAGAGGAAGTGTTTGAGCAGCTGAAATGTACCAGGGAAGGTCTTACTTCAGAGGAAGGAGCCAATCGGCTTCAAGTTTTTGGGCCAAACAAACTAGAAGAGAAAAAG GAAAGCAAAATTCTCAAGTTCTTGGGTTTTATGTGGAACCCATTGTCATGGGTCATGGAAGCAGCAGCTATCATGGCCATAGCTTTGGCAAATGGTGATGGAAGACCTCCTGATTGGCAAGACTTCGTTGggattgttgctttgttgttcaTAAACTCCACAATAAGTTTTATCGAAGAAAATAATGCTGGAAATGCAGCGGCAGCCCTTATGGCTGGTCTTGCTCCCAAGACTAAG GTTCTTAGAGATGGTAGATGGACTGAACAAGAAGCTGCGATTCTGGTCCCAGGAGACATTATCAGCATTAAATTGGGAGATATAATCCCTGCTGATGCTCGTCTTCTTGAGGGTGATCCTTTGAAGGTTGATCAATCTGCTCTTACTGGGGAGTCGCTTCCCGTTACTAAGAACCCCTCAGATGAAGTGTTTTCAGGCTCAACATGTAAGCAGGGCGAAATTGAAGCGGTAGTAATTGCCACTGGTGTGCATACCTTTTTTGGTAAGGCTGCACATCTGGTGGACAGCACCAATCAAGTTGGACATTTCCAAAAAGTTCTGACTGCCATTGGTAACTTCTGTATTTGCTCAATCGCTGTTGggataattattgaaattatagtAATGTACCCAATACAGCATCGCAAGTACAGACAGGGAATTGACAACTTATTAGTTCTTCTCATCGGAGGAATTCCCATTGCCATGCCTACTGTTTTATCTGTCACCATGGCTATCGGTTCACACAGGCTATCTCAGCAGGGTGCAATTACAAAGAGAATGACTGCCATCGAGGAAATGGCTGGCATGGATGTCCTCTGTAGTGACAAGACTGGAACTCTAACTCTGAACAAGCTTACTGTTGACAGGACCCTAATTGAAGTATTTGCAAAGGGTGTGGATAAAGAGTATGTGATACTTCTTGCAGCTAGAGCTTCAAGAACTGAAAATCAGGATGCTATTGATGCTGCAATTGTAGGGATGCTTGCAGACCCAAAGGAG GCAAGAGCTGGAATCAGAGAGCTTCATTTCCTTCCATTCAATCCTGTGGACAAGAGAACTGCCCTTACCTACATTGATTCTGATGGAAACTGGCACCGAGTTAGCAAGGGTGCTCCTGAGCAG ataTTAGGTCTATGCAATAGCAAGGAGGATGTCAAGAAGAAGGTTCATGCTGTGATTGATAAGTTTGCTGAACGAGGGCTTCGTTCTCTAGCTGTTGCAAGACAG GAAGTACCTGAGAAATCAAAGGATAGTCCAGGAGGCCCATGGCAGTTAGTTGGTTTGTTGCCTTTGTTCGATCCTCCCAGGCACGACAGTGCTGAAACCATCAGAAGAGCTCTCAACCTTGGtgtgaatgttaaaatgataactg GGGATCAACTTGCCATCGGTAAGGAAACCGGTCGGAGGCTTGGAATGGGAACAAACATGTATCCATCTTCTTCATTGCTTGGTCAAGATAAGGATGCTTCTATTGCAGCTCTACCTGTAGATGAGTTGATCGAAAAGGCCGATGGGTTTGCTGGAGTTTTTCCAG AACACAAATACGAAATTGTCAAGAGGTTGCAGGAGAGGAAGCACATCTGTGGAATGACAGGAGATGGTGTTAATGATGCACCAGCTTTGAAGAAGGCAGATATTGGAATAGCTGTTGCTGATGCTACAGATGCCGCCAGAAGTGCTTCTGATATCGTCCTCACCGAACCTGGCCTTAGTGTAATTATTAGTGCGGTTCTGACCAGCAGAGCCATATTCCAAAGAATGAAAAACTACACA ATATATGCAGTTTCAATTACAATCCGTATTGTG TTTGGCTTCATGTTTATTGCCTTGATATGGAAATATGACTTTGCTCCATTCATGGTTCTAATTATTGCCATCTTAAACGACG GAACGATCATGACTATATCGAAGGATCGAGTAAAACCATCACCAATGCCAGACAGCTGGAAACTTAAAGAGATTTTCAGTACTGGTATTGTTCTTGGCGGTTACTTGGCACTAATGACAGTGATATTTTTCTGGGCAATGTATGACACCGACTTCTTCACG GACAAATTTGGAGTAAGATCATTGCATGGTAGGGAACGTGAAATGATGGCAGCTTTATACCTGCAAGTGAGCATTGTAAGCCAGGCTCTTATTTTTGTCACAAGGTCGCGCAGCTGGTCCTTTGTTGAACGTCCTGGACTTCTTCTAGTCAGTGCATTCGTGGTTGCTCAGCTG GTAGCCACGTTGATAGCAGTTTATGCAAATTGGGGTTTTGCTCGTATAGAGGGGTGCGGCTGGGGCTGGGCTGGTGTAATCTGGCTTTACAGTTTGGTTACTTACGTGCCACTTGATCTGCTCAAGTTTGCAATTCGCTACATTCTCAGCGGCAAGGCTTGGGATAATCTTTTGGAGAACAAG ACTGCCTTTACAACAAAGAAAGATTATGGAAAGGAAGAGAGAGAAGCTCAATGGGCCACAGCGCAGAGGACACTTCATGGCCTTCAACCTCCAGAAAGCAGTAACCTCTTTGCTGACAAAAATAGTTACCGAGAACTTTCAGAGATCGCAGAGCAAGCCAAGCGGAGGGCTGAAGTGGCAAG GCTGAGGGAGCTACATACTCTCAAGGGGCATGTTGAATCGGTGGTGAAGTTGAAAGGACTTGATATTGACACAATTCAACAACATTACACAGTTTAG
- the LOC110610440 gene encoding plasma membrane ATPase 4 isoform X2, with product MWNPLSWVMEAAAIMAIALANGDGRPPDWQDFVGIVALLFINSTISFIEENNAGNAAAALMAGLAPKTKVLRDGRWTEQEAAILVPGDIISIKLGDIIPADARLLEGDPLKVDQSALTGESLPVTKNPSDEVFSGSTCKQGEIEAVVIATGVHTFFGKAAHLVDSTNQVGHFQKVLTAIGNFCICSIAVGIIIEIIVMYPIQHRKYRQGIDNLLVLLIGGIPIAMPTVLSVTMAIGSHRLSQQGAITKRMTAIEEMAGMDVLCSDKTGTLTLNKLTVDRTLIEVFAKGVDKEYVILLAARASRTENQDAIDAAIVGMLADPKEARAGIRELHFLPFNPVDKRTALTYIDSDGNWHRVSKGAPEQILGLCNSKEDVKKKVHAVIDKFAERGLRSLAVARQEVPEKSKDSPGGPWQLVGLLPLFDPPRHDSAETIRRALNLGVNVKMITGDQLAIGKETGRRLGMGTNMYPSSSLLGQDKDASIAALPVDELIEKADGFAGVFPEHKYEIVKRLQERKHICGMTGDGVNDAPALKKADIGIAVADATDAARSASDIVLTEPGLSVIISAVLTSRAIFQRMKNYTIYAVSITIRIVFGFMFIALIWKYDFAPFMVLIIAILNDGTIMTISKDRVKPSPMPDSWKLKEIFSTGIVLGGYLALMTVIFFWAMYDTDFFTDKFGVRSLHGREREMMAALYLQVSIVSQALIFVTRSRSWSFVERPGLLLVSAFVVAQLVATLIAVYANWGFARIEGCGWGWAGVIWLYSLVTYVPLDLLKFAIRYILSGKAWDNLLENKTAFTTKKDYGKEEREAQWATAQRTLHGLQPPESSNLFADKNSYRELSEIAEQAKRRAEVARLRELHTLKGHVESVVKLKGLDIDTIQQHYTV from the exons ATGTGGAACCCATTGTCATGGGTCATGGAAGCAGCAGCTATCATGGCCATAGCTTTGGCAAATGGTGATGGAAGACCTCCTGATTGGCAAGACTTCGTTGggattgttgctttgttgttcaTAAACTCCACAATAAGTTTTATCGAAGAAAATAATGCTGGAAATGCAGCGGCAGCCCTTATGGCTGGTCTTGCTCCCAAGACTAAG GTTCTTAGAGATGGTAGATGGACTGAACAAGAAGCTGCGATTCTGGTCCCAGGAGACATTATCAGCATTAAATTGGGAGATATAATCCCTGCTGATGCTCGTCTTCTTGAGGGTGATCCTTTGAAGGTTGATCAATCTGCTCTTACTGGGGAGTCGCTTCCCGTTACTAAGAACCCCTCAGATGAAGTGTTTTCAGGCTCAACATGTAAGCAGGGCGAAATTGAAGCGGTAGTAATTGCCACTGGTGTGCATACCTTTTTTGGTAAGGCTGCACATCTGGTGGACAGCACCAATCAAGTTGGACATTTCCAAAAAGTTCTGACTGCCATTGGTAACTTCTGTATTTGCTCAATCGCTGTTGggataattattgaaattatagtAATGTACCCAATACAGCATCGCAAGTACAGACAGGGAATTGACAACTTATTAGTTCTTCTCATCGGAGGAATTCCCATTGCCATGCCTACTGTTTTATCTGTCACCATGGCTATCGGTTCACACAGGCTATCTCAGCAGGGTGCAATTACAAAGAGAATGACTGCCATCGAGGAAATGGCTGGCATGGATGTCCTCTGTAGTGACAAGACTGGAACTCTAACTCTGAACAAGCTTACTGTTGACAGGACCCTAATTGAAGTATTTGCAAAGGGTGTGGATAAAGAGTATGTGATACTTCTTGCAGCTAGAGCTTCAAGAACTGAAAATCAGGATGCTATTGATGCTGCAATTGTAGGGATGCTTGCAGACCCAAAGGAG GCAAGAGCTGGAATCAGAGAGCTTCATTTCCTTCCATTCAATCCTGTGGACAAGAGAACTGCCCTTACCTACATTGATTCTGATGGAAACTGGCACCGAGTTAGCAAGGGTGCTCCTGAGCAG ataTTAGGTCTATGCAATAGCAAGGAGGATGTCAAGAAGAAGGTTCATGCTGTGATTGATAAGTTTGCTGAACGAGGGCTTCGTTCTCTAGCTGTTGCAAGACAG GAAGTACCTGAGAAATCAAAGGATAGTCCAGGAGGCCCATGGCAGTTAGTTGGTTTGTTGCCTTTGTTCGATCCTCCCAGGCACGACAGTGCTGAAACCATCAGAAGAGCTCTCAACCTTGGtgtgaatgttaaaatgataactg GGGATCAACTTGCCATCGGTAAGGAAACCGGTCGGAGGCTTGGAATGGGAACAAACATGTATCCATCTTCTTCATTGCTTGGTCAAGATAAGGATGCTTCTATTGCAGCTCTACCTGTAGATGAGTTGATCGAAAAGGCCGATGGGTTTGCTGGAGTTTTTCCAG AACACAAATACGAAATTGTCAAGAGGTTGCAGGAGAGGAAGCACATCTGTGGAATGACAGGAGATGGTGTTAATGATGCACCAGCTTTGAAGAAGGCAGATATTGGAATAGCTGTTGCTGATGCTACAGATGCCGCCAGAAGTGCTTCTGATATCGTCCTCACCGAACCTGGCCTTAGTGTAATTATTAGTGCGGTTCTGACCAGCAGAGCCATATTCCAAAGAATGAAAAACTACACA ATATATGCAGTTTCAATTACAATCCGTATTGTG TTTGGCTTCATGTTTATTGCCTTGATATGGAAATATGACTTTGCTCCATTCATGGTTCTAATTATTGCCATCTTAAACGACG GAACGATCATGACTATATCGAAGGATCGAGTAAAACCATCACCAATGCCAGACAGCTGGAAACTTAAAGAGATTTTCAGTACTGGTATTGTTCTTGGCGGTTACTTGGCACTAATGACAGTGATATTTTTCTGGGCAATGTATGACACCGACTTCTTCACG GACAAATTTGGAGTAAGATCATTGCATGGTAGGGAACGTGAAATGATGGCAGCTTTATACCTGCAAGTGAGCATTGTAAGCCAGGCTCTTATTTTTGTCACAAGGTCGCGCAGCTGGTCCTTTGTTGAACGTCCTGGACTTCTTCTAGTCAGTGCATTCGTGGTTGCTCAGCTG GTAGCCACGTTGATAGCAGTTTATGCAAATTGGGGTTTTGCTCGTATAGAGGGGTGCGGCTGGGGCTGGGCTGGTGTAATCTGGCTTTACAGTTTGGTTACTTACGTGCCACTTGATCTGCTCAAGTTTGCAATTCGCTACATTCTCAGCGGCAAGGCTTGGGATAATCTTTTGGAGAACAAG ACTGCCTTTACAACAAAGAAAGATTATGGAAAGGAAGAGAGAGAAGCTCAATGGGCCACAGCGCAGAGGACACTTCATGGCCTTCAACCTCCAGAAAGCAGTAACCTCTTTGCTGACAAAAATAGTTACCGAGAACTTTCAGAGATCGCAGAGCAAGCCAAGCGGAGGGCTGAAGTGGCAAG GCTGAGGGAGCTACATACTCTCAAGGGGCATGTTGAATCGGTGGTGAAGTTGAAAGGACTTGATATTGACACAATTCAACAACATTACACAGTTTAG